In Longimicrobiaceae bacterium, the following proteins share a genomic window:
- a CDS encoding thiamine pyrophosphate-requiring protein encodes MAEMVADFVLQRLHGWGVNRIYGYPGDGINGFVGALDRHKEQIQFVQARHEELSAFMACAHSKFTGEVGVCLATSGPGAIHLLNGLYDAQMDHQGVVAIVGQQATTGLGADYQQEVDLGVLFKDVARHYVQTCMTPEQARHLVDRAMRIAQAEKVVTCLIFPNDVQEMPAVPSPPRKHGTTFSGIGYSAPHVVPKDADLRQAAEILNQGKKVAILVGAGALQASDEVAQAAELLGAGVAKALLGKAVLPDALPYVTGSIGLLGTRPSDEMMKTCDTFFMIGTSFPYAEFLPEEGQARGVQIDIRPRNLSLRYPMEVNLCGDTGETLRALIPLLERKPDRAYREQIEQWVREWWEVLEARAMSSADPINPQRVFWELSPRLPDRAIVVADSGSSANWFARDLKMRSGMMASLSGNLATMGPGVPYAIAGKFTHPDRPVIACVGDGAMQMNGINGLITIAKYWQQWSDPRLIVLVLQNHDLNQVTWEQRVMAGDPKFEGSQNVPPFDYAAYAQSLGLLGITMRTPDDIVPGWEQALAANRPVVVDAHTDPEVPPLPPHLTVEQAMQYTRSVLRGDPHAWRMVKQSAKQMADTYLPGDGTPDRQ; translated from the coding sequence ATGGCTGAGATGGTCGCCGACTTCGTCCTGCAGCGTCTGCACGGGTGGGGCGTGAACCGCATCTACGGGTATCCGGGAGACGGCATCAACGGCTTCGTGGGCGCCCTGGACCGCCACAAGGAGCAGATCCAGTTCGTCCAGGCGCGCCACGAGGAGCTCTCCGCCTTCATGGCGTGCGCCCACAGCAAGTTCACCGGCGAGGTGGGCGTCTGCCTGGCGACCTCCGGCCCCGGCGCCATCCACCTCCTGAACGGCCTCTACGACGCCCAGATGGACCACCAGGGGGTGGTCGCCATCGTGGGCCAGCAGGCGACGACCGGCCTCGGCGCCGACTACCAGCAGGAGGTGGACCTCGGCGTGCTCTTCAAGGACGTCGCGCGCCACTACGTGCAGACCTGCATGACGCCCGAGCAGGCGCGCCACCTCGTGGACCGGGCGATGCGCATCGCGCAGGCGGAGAAGGTGGTCACCTGCCTGATCTTTCCCAACGACGTGCAGGAGATGCCGGCCGTTCCGAGCCCCCCCCGCAAGCACGGGACGACGTTCTCCGGGATCGGCTATTCCGCGCCGCACGTGGTGCCGAAGGATGCGGACCTGCGGCAGGCGGCCGAGATCCTGAACCAGGGGAAGAAGGTCGCCATCCTGGTGGGGGCCGGCGCCCTGCAGGCGTCCGACGAGGTGGCCCAGGCGGCGGAGCTCCTGGGCGCCGGCGTGGCCAAGGCGCTCCTGGGCAAGGCGGTGCTCCCCGACGCCCTCCCCTACGTCACCGGATCCATCGGGCTCCTCGGCACGCGCCCCAGCGACGAGATGATGAAGACGTGCGACACGTTCTTCATGATCGGCACCTCGTTTCCGTATGCGGAGTTCCTGCCGGAGGAGGGGCAGGCCAGGGGGGTGCAGATCGACATTCGCCCGCGCAACCTCTCCCTCCGCTACCCCATGGAGGTGAACCTCTGCGGCGACACCGGGGAAACCCTCCGCGCCCTGATCCCGCTGCTGGAGCGCAAGCCGGACCGTGCGTACCGGGAGCAGATCGAGCAGTGGGTGCGGGAGTGGTGGGAGGTGCTCGAGGCGCGGGCGATGAGCAGCGCCGACCCGATCAACCCGCAGAGGGTCTTCTGGGAGCTCTCGCCGCGCCTCCCGGACCGCGCCATCGTGGTGGCGGACTCCGGGTCCTCGGCCAACTGGTTCGCGCGGGACCTCAAGATGCGGTCCGGAATGATGGCCTCCCTCTCCGGGAACCTGGCGACCATGGGCCCGGGCGTGCCGTACGCGATCGCGGGCAAGTTCACGCACCCCGACCGGCCGGTCATCGCATGCGTGGGCGACGGCGCCATGCAGATGAACGGCATCAACGGCCTGATCACCATCGCCAAGTACTGGCAGCAGTGGTCCGACCCGCGGCTCATCGTCCTGGTGCTGCAGAACCACGACCTGAACCAGGTGACCTGGGAGCAGCGGGTCATGGCGGGCGATCCCAAGTTCGAGGGCTCGCAGAACGTCCCCCCCTTCGACTACGCGGCCTACGCCCAGAGCCTGGGGCTCCTGGGAATCACCATGCGGACGCCGGACGACATCGTGCCCGGCTGGGAGCAGGCGCTCGCGGCGAACCGGCCCGTGGTCGTGGACGCGCACACGGACCCGGAGGTGCCGCCCCTGCCCCCGCACCTCACGGTCGAGCAGGCGATGCAGTACACCAGGTCCGTGCTCAGGGGGGACCCGCATGCATGGCGGATGGTGAAGCAGTCGGCCAAGCAGATGGCGGACACCTACCTGCCTGGAGACGGGACGCCGGACCGGCAGTGA
- a CDS encoding DUF1440 domain-containing protein, which translates to MARAHRGIEDDWREWDDVPLLRASAPRTGRRAGIGEAAAKGALAGMIGGAAMMMAMKVEQKAFLPEGQTMEPPPRKLVETLAEKADVELDDQQAKMAGMGVHMGNSALWGALFGVVQDRVHPPSMLHGLLLGGLVYAANFPSFGLLPRLGVLPPPSQQPLREAAIPVGAHVVYGIATAAAFEAMT; encoded by the coding sequence ATGGCGAGAGCACATCGGGGGATCGAGGACGACTGGCGTGAGTGGGACGACGTGCCTCTCCTCAGGGCATCTGCCCCTCGAACCGGGAGGCGAGCGGGAATCGGCGAGGCCGCGGCGAAGGGCGCACTCGCCGGAATGATCGGCGGCGCGGCCATGATGATGGCGATGAAGGTGGAGCAGAAGGCGTTCCTGCCGGAGGGGCAGACGATGGAGCCCCCGCCCAGGAAGCTGGTCGAGACGCTGGCCGAGAAGGCGGACGTGGAGCTGGACGACCAGCAGGCGAAGATGGCCGGCATGGGCGTCCACATGGGCAACAGCGCCTTGTGGGGCGCACTGTTCGGGGTCGTCCAGGACCGCGTGCACCCGCCGTCGATGCTGCACGGCCTCCTGCTGGGTGGACTCGTCTACGCCGCCAACTTCCCGTCGTTCGGCCTGCTGCCGAGGCTGGGCGTGCTTCCGCCGCCCTCGCAGCAGCCGCTGCGCGAGGCGGCGATTCCCGTGGGTGCCCACGTGGTGTACGGCATCGCCACCGCAGCCGCCTTCGAGGCGATGACCTGA